A DNA window from Acropora palmata chromosome 12, jaAcrPala1.3, whole genome shotgun sequence contains the following coding sequences:
- the LOC141860255 gene encoding thioredoxin domain-containing protein 5-like: MSTKQVLSFVLFSVIAPSLGDKVRSLSDIDFEDTVFGPSSHFVMFYGPWCEHCKNFMPTWSLLAEFYSKIPQGEHVTIAKVDCTKETPLCAKQNIRAYPTLKLYFDRGEIKRYNGKRRINDLKAFVNKFLATSEERDKELMEANEADNGLYTLTVENFDRHVEMGLHFIKFYAPWCSHCRKLAPTWKALAEFHKDNSEITIAKIDCTTEGKKCSEHNIRGFPSLKLFKDGREVDRYEGTRSLDDLKNYLTLKISEHSLLSSAITEKSESAEEIPSVATDMETQIKPFQLTDSNFDAMISVGTTFVKFYAPWCRHCQELAPVWDQLANKCADSSSGPRIAKVDCTEEEQLCRSLGIPAYPTLILFSKGIQKQEYKGPRDLNSLYNFAVKHHDEL, encoded by the exons ATGTCAACCAAACAAGTCTTGAGTTTTGTTCTGTTCTCTGTTATTGCACCTAGCTTGGGTGATAAAGTGCGTTCACTTTCAGATATAGACTTTGAGGACACGGTGTTTGGTCCTTCCTCGCATTTTGTTATGTTTTATGGACCTTG GTGTGAGCACTGCAAGAATTTTATGCCAACCTGGAGTCTTCTAGCTGAATTTTACAGCAAGATTCCTCAAGGTGAACATGTCACAATAGCTAAG GTTGATTGCACAAAAGAAACACCACTTTGTGCCAAGCAAAATATCCGTGCATACCCAAC GTTGAAGTTGTATTTTGATCGTGGTGAAATCAAGCGATACAATGGCAAAAGACGAATTAATGACCTTAAAGCTTTTGTCAACAAATTTTTGGCTACATCTGAG gaaagAGATAAAGAATTAATGGAGGCAAATGAAGCAGATAATGGTCTCTACACACTAACAGTTGAAAACTTTGACAGACATGTGGAAATGGGACTCCATTTTATAAAATTCTATGCCCCTTG GTGTAGCCATTGTCGTAAGCTTGCTCCAACATGGAAAGCATTAGCTGAGTTTCATAAAGACAACAGCGAAATCACCATTGCAAAG ATTGATTGCACAACAGAAGGCAAAAAGTGCTCAGAACATAATATTCGTGGCTTTCCTTCACTTAAATTGTTCAAAGATGGAAGAGAG GTGGACAGATATGAGGGAACTCGCTCCCTTGACGACTTAAAGAACTATTTGACGCTCAAGATCTCTGAGCATAGTCTTTTGAGCAGTGcaataactgaaaaaagtgAATCAGCTGAGGAGATTCCCTCTGTTGCTACAGACATGGAAACACAG ataAAGCCATTCCAACTGACTGACAGTAATTTTGATGCCATGATCAGTGTTGGAACAACGTTTGTCAAGTTTTATGCGCCTTG GTGCAGGCACTGTCAGGAACTGGCACCTGTATGGGATCAACTGGCCAACAAATGCGCCGATAGTTCATCTGGTCCTAGAATCGCCAAG GTTGATTGCACAGAAGAAGAACAACTTTGTCGGAGTCTTGGC